One Phocaeicola dorei genomic region harbors:
- a CDS encoding putative transporter: MEWLNSLFFEHTPLQAVVILSIIIAVGLGLGKIHLFGISLGVTFVFFAGILAGHLGFSIDSNMLNYAESFGLVLFVYELGLQVGPGFFSSFRKGGVQLNMLGMGVILTGTVMTVLFSKLGDIPMSDMVGILCGATTNTPALGAAQQTLKQMGEPASGAALSCAVTYPLGVVGVILAMLLVRKLFVRPSDIDIHEHEDTNQTFIATFKVHNPAIFNKSIKEVALLSYPKFVISRLWREGTVSIPTSEKILKENDRLLVITTEKDAPSLTILFGEQESQDWNKEDIDWNAIDSQLISKHIVISRPEINGKKLGSLRLRNSYGINISRVMRSGVQLLATPGLILQLGDRLTVVGEAKAIENVEKVLGNAVKTLKDPNLAAIFIGIVLGLILGSIPIAIPGISTPVKLGLAGGPIVVGILIGCFGPRFHLITYTTRSANLMLRGIGLSLYLACLGLDAGAHFFETVMRPEGAIWIAIGFAITFIPVVIMALVALRMTRLDFGSTCGMLCGSMANPMALNYANDTLPGDNPAVSYATVYPLSMFSRVIIAQLILMFFI; this comes from the coding sequence ATGGAATGGTTAAATAGCTTATTTTTTGAACACACGCCTTTACAGGCGGTTGTAATCCTCTCGATTATCATTGCTGTGGGGCTCGGTTTAGGTAAGATCCACCTGTTTGGCATTTCATTGGGAGTTACCTTCGTCTTTTTTGCCGGTATTCTGGCCGGACACTTGGGATTCTCAATCGACTCGAATATGCTGAATTACGCCGAGAGTTTCGGTCTTGTGCTTTTTGTATACGAACTAGGATTGCAGGTAGGTCCCGGCTTTTTCAGTTCATTCCGTAAAGGCGGTGTACAGCTCAATATGCTGGGCATGGGCGTTATTCTGACAGGTACGGTCATGACGGTGCTTTTCAGCAAACTGGGAGACATACCGATGAGCGATATGGTAGGCATCCTTTGTGGAGCCACCACCAATACTCCCGCTTTGGGGGCCGCCCAACAGACTTTAAAACAAATGGGGGAACCCGCCAGTGGCGCAGCGTTAAGTTGCGCCGTAACCTATCCGCTGGGAGTGGTAGGTGTTATTCTGGCCATGTTGCTGGTACGCAAATTATTTGTTCGTCCCTCAGATATCGACATTCACGAACACGAGGACACCAATCAGACATTCATAGCCACCTTCAAAGTGCACAATCCCGCCATTTTCAATAAAAGCATAAAAGAAGTAGCTTTATTAAGCTATCCTAAATTTGTTATCTCCCGTTTATGGCGGGAAGGCACGGTAAGTATCCCCACTTCAGAAAAAATCCTGAAAGAGAATGACCGTCTGCTGGTTATCACCACCGAAAAGGACGCTCCCTCGCTCACGATTCTTTTCGGCGAACAGGAAAGCCAGGATTGGAATAAAGAAGACATCGACTGGAATGCCATAGACAGCCAATTGATTTCCAAACATATCGTTATCAGCCGCCCCGAAATAAACGGGAAAAAACTAGGCTCTTTACGTCTGCGCAACAGCTATGGCATCAACATCAGCCGTGTGATGCGCAGCGGGGTACAACTACTTGCCACACCGGGGCTGATCCTCCAACTGGGCGACCGGCTGACCGTGGTGGGAGAAGCCAAAGCCATAGAGAATGTGGAAAAAGTATTAGGCAATGCGGTTAAAACGCTGAAGGATCCTAATCTTGCCGCCATTTTTATAGGTATTGTACTGGGATTGATACTAGGCTCCATCCCTATCGCCATCCCCGGCATCAGCACTCCCGTTAAATTAGGCCTGGCAGGCGGACCTATCGTAGTAGGAATTCTTATCGGATGCTTTGGTCCCCGTTTCCACCTCATCACTTATACCACCCGGAGTGCCAACCTGATGCTGCGCGGTATCGGGTTATCCCTCTATCTGGCTTGCCTGGGACTAGATGCAGGTGCACATTTCTTCGAGACAGTGATGCGCCCCGAAGGAGCCATCTGGATAGCTATAGGCTTCGCCATCACCTTTATCCCGGTAGTCATCATGGCATTAGTGGCCCTCCGCATGACCCGCCTCGACTTCGGAAGCACCTGTGGTATGCTGTGTGGAAGCATGGCAAACCCTATGGCATTGAACTATGCCAATGACACGTTACCCGGTGATAATCCGGCGGTGAGTTATGCCACCGTATATCCGCTGTCCATGTTCAGCCGGGTCATTATAGCCCAATTAATACTCATGTTTTTTATATAA
- the nudC gene encoding NAD(+) diphosphatase, with protein MEEDIETCGWFVFYKDQLLIEKKNGMYTIPFGTEPPMPVPVGSTIHTIGEIEGHTAKTFSVHAPVPGCENDRHLMMDLRSSYDVLPWEEYNVGGKAFQILNWDKNSRYCPMCGVPTVQISPIAKKCPQCRQEIYPRISPAIIVLIRRGDSILLVHARNFRGTFNGLVAGFLEPGETLEECVYREVLEETGLHIKNLKYFGSQPWPYPSGIMIGFTADYESGNIKLQQEELNAGAFYTKDNLPEIPKKLSLARKLIDAWLEEKNHL; from the coding sequence ATGGAAGAAGATATAGAAACCTGCGGGTGGTTCGTTTTTTATAAGGATCAGCTGCTGATAGAGAAAAAGAACGGAATGTACACCATACCTTTCGGAACAGAGCCTCCCATGCCTGTTCCGGTGGGAAGCACTATCCACACCATCGGAGAGATAGAGGGACACACTGCCAAAACTTTCTCCGTACACGCCCCGGTGCCCGGCTGCGAAAATGACCGCCACCTGATGATGGATCTCCGGAGTTCATACGACGTATTGCCTTGGGAAGAGTACAATGTGGGTGGCAAAGCCTTCCAGATACTGAATTGGGACAAGAACAGCCGCTATTGCCCCATGTGCGGCGTGCCTACCGTACAGATTTCTCCAATTGCTAAAAAATGCCCCCAATGTCGTCAGGAAATTTATCCGCGCATCTCTCCTGCCATCATTGTATTGATACGCCGGGGAGACAGCATACTGCTGGTCCACGCCCGCAACTTCCGGGGAACTTTCAACGGTTTGGTAGCCGGCTTTCTTGAACCGGGCGAGACTTTGGAGGAGTGTGTGTACCGCGAGGTACTGGAAGAAACAGGACTCCATATCAAAAACCTGAAATATTTCGGCAGCCAGCCGTGGCCTTATCCCAGCGGAATCATGATAGGCTTCACCGCCGATTATGAAAGCGGAAACATCAAATTACAACAAGAAGAACTGAATGCCGGCGCTTTCTATACCAAAGACAATTTGCCGGAGATACCCAAAAAGCTGAGTCTGGCAAGAAAATTGATTGATGCGTGGCTGGAGGAAAAGAATCATTTATAG
- a CDS encoding Tex family protein, which produces MELFNKMIAAALKVSVHQVDNTLSLLGGGATIPFISRYRKEATGGLDEVQIGEIKDRNDKLCELAKRKETILSTIEEQGKLTEELRKRIEQSWDATEVEDIYLPYKPKRKTRAEAARQKGLEPLATLLLLQRENHLDSRLPAFVKGDVKDEEDALKGARDIIAEQVSEDERARNQLRNQFSRQAVITSKVVKGKEEEAAKYRDYFDFSEPLKRCSSHRLLAIRRGESEGLLKVSISPDDEECAGRLEQMYVRGNNECSRQVGEAVRDAYKRLLKPSIETEFSALSKEKADEEAIRVFAGNLRQLLLAPPLGQKRVMGVDPGYRTGCKIVCLDAQGSLLHNETIYPHPPKSEYSQAARSIVKLVEQYQIEAIAIGNGTASRETEQFITSQRYDRELQVFVVSEDGASIYSASKTARDEFPEYDVTVRGAVSIGRRLMDPLAELVKIDAKSIGVGQYQHDVDQTLLKKSLDQTVESCVNLVGVNLNTASRHLLTYISGLGPALAQNIVDYRTENGPFSSRKELLKVPRMGAKAFEQCAGFLRIPQAKNPLDNSAVHPESYPIVEQIAKDLSCTVDELIKSKELRSRIDIKKYVTPTVGLPTLTDIIQELDKPGRDPRQQIQVFEFDKNVKTIEDLTEGMELPGIVNNITNFGCFVDIGIKEKGLVHVSQLADKFVSDPTTVVSIHQHVRVKVMSIDLERKRIQLTMKGLNQ; this is translated from the coding sequence ATGGAACTATTCAATAAAATGATTGCCGCAGCCCTGAAGGTTTCCGTACATCAAGTAGACAATACATTATCTCTACTGGGCGGGGGAGCTACCATCCCTTTCATAAGCCGATACCGGAAAGAGGCAACCGGAGGGCTGGACGAAGTACAAATAGGCGAAATTAAAGACAGAAATGACAAGTTGTGTGAACTGGCCAAACGAAAAGAAACCATTCTTTCTACCATAGAAGAACAAGGCAAACTAACAGAAGAATTGCGCAAACGCATTGAACAAAGTTGGGATGCCACCGAAGTGGAAGACATATATCTGCCCTATAAGCCGAAACGTAAGACCCGCGCCGAAGCGGCACGGCAAAAAGGACTGGAACCGCTTGCCACCTTACTGTTATTGCAACGCGAAAACCATCTGGACAGCCGTCTCCCCGCTTTTGTGAAAGGAGATGTGAAAGACGAAGAGGATGCACTGAAAGGCGCGCGCGACATCATAGCCGAACAAGTGAGCGAGGACGAGCGTGCCCGCAACCAACTGCGCAACCAATTTTCCCGACAAGCCGTCATCACCTCCAAAGTGGTGAAAGGCAAAGAGGAAGAAGCCGCCAAATACCGCGATTATTTCGATTTCAGCGAACCTTTGAAACGCTGTTCCTCCCACCGTCTGCTGGCTATCCGCCGGGGAGAGTCGGAAGGCCTGTTGAAAGTAAGTATAAGCCCCGATGACGAAGAGTGCGCCGGACGGCTGGAACAAATGTATGTCCGTGGCAACAATGAATGCAGCCGCCAGGTAGGCGAGGCAGTACGTGATGCGTACAAGCGGCTTCTGAAGCCTTCCATCGAAACCGAATTTTCAGCCTTGAGCAAGGAGAAAGCCGACGAGGAGGCAATCCGCGTCTTCGCCGGAAACCTGAGACAGCTTCTGTTGGCTCCCCCTTTAGGACAGAAACGGGTCATGGGAGTTGATCCCGGCTACCGTACCGGATGTAAAATAGTCTGTCTGGATGCCCAAGGCTCTTTGCTGCACAATGAAACCATTTATCCGCATCCGCCCAAGAGTGAATACTCACAGGCAGCCCGCAGCATCGTGAAATTGGTAGAACAATATCAGATAGAGGCAATCGCCATAGGTAATGGCACCGCCAGCCGTGAGACAGAACAATTCATCACTTCACAACGCTATGACCGTGAATTGCAAGTATTTGTAGTAAGCGAGGATGGGGCATCCATTTACTCGGCCTCGAAAACCGCCCGAGACGAGTTCCCTGAATACGACGTGACCGTGCGTGGAGCCGTATCCATAGGCCGCCGGTTGATGGATCCGCTGGCCGAACTGGTGAAAATAGACGCCAAATCTATCGGAGTGGGACAATACCAGCATGATGTGGACCAGACTTTATTGAAGAAATCATTGGACCAGACGGTGGAAAGTTGTGTGAACCTGGTAGGTGTGAACCTCAATACCGCCAGCCGTCATCTGCTGACTTATATATCGGGGCTAGGTCCTGCCTTGGCTCAAAACATTGTGGATTACCGCACCGAGAACGGGCCTTTCAGTTCACGCAAGGAGTTATTAAAAGTACCCCGGATGGGAGCGAAAGCGTTTGAACAATGCGCAGGGTTCCTGCGTATCCCACAAGCGAAGAATCCGCTGGACAACTCGGCCGTGCATCCCGAAAGCTATCCCATAGTGGAGCAGATAGCCAAAGACCTGAGCTGCACCGTGGACGAACTGATAAAGAGCAAAGAACTACGCAGCCGGATTGATATCAAGAAGTATGTCACCCCGACAGTGGGGCTTCCCACCCTGACAGACATCATACAGGAATTGGACAAGCCGGGACGCGACCCACGGCAACAAATCCAAGTTTTTGAATTTGACAAGAATGTAAAGACCATAGAGGATTTGACTGAAGGAATGGAACTGCCCGGCATTGTGAACAATATTACCAACTTCGGTTGCTTTGTAGATATAGGAATCAAAGAGAAGGGTCTGGTGCACGTATCACAACTGGCCGACAAATTTGTGAGCGACCCCACCACCGTAGTCAGCATCCATCAGCATGTACGGGTGAAAGTGATGAGCATAGACCTAGAGCGCAAGCGCATCCAGCTCACTATGAAAGGATTGAATCAATAA